In Rhipicephalus microplus isolate Deutch F79 chromosome 9, USDA_Rmic, whole genome shotgun sequence, one genomic interval encodes:
- the LOC119163295 gene encoding ubiquitin-conjugating enzyme E2 W isoform X1 translates to MALLGANACKYLMDAPSTSSAGSLFLKRLQKELLSMQKEPPPGVNVDIDNVGSNLTQWIVDMEGAKGTLYEGEKFQLLFKFSSKYPFDSPEVTFLGPNIPVHPHVYSNGHICLSILTDDWSPALSVQSVCLSIISMLSSCKEKKRPPDNSLYVKTCNKNPKKTKWWYHDDSV, encoded by the exons ATGGCGCTTCTCGGAGCAAATGCATGCAAGTATCTAATGGACGCTCCTTCGACGTCTAGCGCGGGGAGTCTGTTCCTA AAGAGGCTTCAGAAGGAGCTGCTCTCCATGCAGAAAGAGCCGCCGCCGGGCGTGAACGTAGACATTGACAACGTTGGATCCAACCTAACGCA GTGGATCGTTGACATGGAAGGTGCCAAAGGCACGCTATACGAAGGAGAGAAGTTTCAGCTGCTGTTCAAGTTTAGCTCCAAATATCCATTCGACTCTCCAGAG GTGACCTTCCTGGGGCCCAACATTCCGGTGCACCCTCACGTGTACAGCAATGGCCACATCTGCCTGTCCATCCTGACAGACGACTGGTCGCCCGCCCTGTCCGTGCAGTCCGTCTGCCTCAGCATCATCTCCATGCTGTCCAGCTGCAAGGAGAAG AAGCGACCACCTGACAACTCGCTCTATgtaaagacatgcaacaaaaacCCCAAGAAGACCAAGTGGTGGTACCATG ACGACTCGGTCTGA
- the LOC119163295 gene encoding ubiquitin-conjugating enzyme E2 W isoform X2 translates to MASMQKRLQKELLSMQKEPPPGVNVDIDNVGSNLTQWIVDMEGAKGTLYEGEKFQLLFKFSSKYPFDSPEVTFLGPNIPVHPHVYSNGHICLSILTDDWSPALSVQSVCLSIISMLSSCKEKKRPPDNSLYVKTCNKNPKKTKWWYHDDSV, encoded by the exons ATGGCGTCAATGCAG AAGAGGCTTCAGAAGGAGCTGCTCTCCATGCAGAAAGAGCCGCCGCCGGGCGTGAACGTAGACATTGACAACGTTGGATCCAACCTAACGCA GTGGATCGTTGACATGGAAGGTGCCAAAGGCACGCTATACGAAGGAGAGAAGTTTCAGCTGCTGTTCAAGTTTAGCTCCAAATATCCATTCGACTCTCCAGAG GTGACCTTCCTGGGGCCCAACATTCCGGTGCACCCTCACGTGTACAGCAATGGCCACATCTGCCTGTCCATCCTGACAGACGACTGGTCGCCCGCCCTGTCCGTGCAGTCCGTCTGCCTCAGCATCATCTCCATGCTGTCCAGCTGCAAGGAGAAG AAGCGACCACCTGACAACTCGCTCTATgtaaagacatgcaacaaaaacCCCAAGAAGACCAAGTGGTGGTACCATG ACGACTCGGTCTGA